One window from the genome of Acuticoccus sp. I52.16.1 encodes:
- a CDS encoding vitamin B12-dependent ribonucleotide reductase: MRIDRRYTTDGKSPYDGIEFRTAVSEIRNPDGSTVFRLDNVMVPASWSQVATDIIAQKYFRKAGVPAKLTAKAEAGVPDWLAPQQPDEAALAELPEKERTVGETDSRAVFDRLAGAWTYWGWKYKYFDTEGDARAFYDEVRFMLATQKVAPNSPQWFNTGLHWAYGIDGPSQGHFYVDPDTQELVRSESAYEHPQPHACFIQSVSDDLVNDGGIMDLWVREARLFKYGSGTGSNFSSIRGEGERLAGGGKSSGLMSFLKIGDRAAGAIKSGGTTRRAAKMCVVDVDHPDIEDYVEWKVKEEQKVAALVTGSKIVKKHLTAVMKACVNCEGSGDDCFEPEKNPALKREIKAAKAAMVPENYVRRVVQFARQGYTKIEFPTFDTDWDSEAYLTVSGQNSNNSVRVTDDFLHAVKADRDWDLTWRTTGEVAKTLPARELWEKIGYAAWASADPGIQFHTTINDWHTCPAGGEIRASNPCSEYMFLDDTACNLASINLLQFKSEDGTFHTELFEHAVKLWTMVLEISVTMAQFPSPQIAERSFEYRTLGLGFANIGGLLMVSGIPYDSAKGRALCGAITSIMTGVAYATSAEMARDLGAFPKYAENQDAMLRVIRNHRRAARGENGGYEKVATRPVPLDRAACPDASLVERAEAAWDRALGLGQKYGYRNAQATVIAPTGTIGLVMDCDTTGIEPDFALVKFKKLAGGGYFKIINRAVPAALRVLGYEKAQRDAIIAYAVGHGTLAGAPHINPETLADKGFPAEAIAAVEDALKSAFDIRFAFNKWTIGEKVLRGVLGNDADLDNPTFDALAALGWTKKEIDAANIYVAGAMTLEGAPHLKDEHLAVFDCANPCGRLGKRYLSVESHIRMMAAAQPFISGAISKTINMPNDATVADCEAAYELSWQLGVKANALYRDGSKLSQPLSSALVSDDEDEIEEIIEAPVAARATKVAEKLVERVIEREVITRKRESMPDRRKGYTQKAIIGGHKVYLRTGEFDDGRLGEIFIDMHKEGAAFRAMMNNFAIAISLGLQYGVPLEEFVDAFTFTRFEPAGFVQGNEAIKNATSILDYIFRELAISYLGRNDLAHVTPEDVGGATTLGNGVVGDKPQPQQMVSRGLVRGQQFRLIRADAPEAKAVDVIANALTRASAPRGGGGAAATATALQMETHAVPAEGERSPIDEIRAEVAALLGAGDHDPAPVEAPRQTAGPTSSSERAMIARLKGFEGDPCGECGNFTLVRNGTCLKCDTCGSTSGCS; this comes from the coding sequence ATGCGGATTGATCGGCGCTACACGACGGACGGAAAGTCCCCCTACGACGGGATCGAGTTCAGAACCGCAGTCTCGGAAATTCGCAATCCGGACGGGTCGACCGTGTTCCGCCTCGACAATGTGATGGTGCCCGCCTCCTGGTCGCAGGTGGCGACGGACATCATCGCGCAGAAATATTTCCGCAAGGCGGGCGTGCCGGCCAAGCTGACGGCGAAGGCCGAGGCGGGTGTGCCGGACTGGCTCGCCCCGCAGCAGCCCGACGAGGCGGCACTCGCCGAGCTGCCCGAGAAGGAGCGCACCGTCGGCGAGACGGACTCGCGCGCCGTGTTCGATCGCCTCGCCGGCGCGTGGACCTACTGGGGCTGGAAGTACAAGTACTTCGACACCGAGGGCGACGCGCGCGCCTTCTATGACGAAGTGCGCTTCATGCTGGCGACGCAGAAGGTCGCCCCCAACTCGCCGCAGTGGTTCAACACCGGCCTCCACTGGGCCTACGGCATCGACGGTCCCTCCCAGGGCCATTTCTACGTCGATCCCGACACCCAGGAGCTGGTCCGCTCGGAGTCGGCCTACGAGCACCCGCAGCCGCACGCCTGCTTCATCCAGTCCGTCTCCGACGATCTGGTGAACGACGGCGGCATCATGGACCTTTGGGTGCGGGAGGCGCGGCTCTTCAAGTACGGCTCGGGCACCGGCTCCAACTTCTCGTCGATCCGCGGCGAGGGTGAGCGGCTGGCGGGCGGCGGCAAGTCGTCCGGCCTGATGAGCTTCCTCAAGATCGGCGACCGGGCGGCGGGCGCGATCAAGTCCGGCGGCACCACCCGGCGCGCGGCGAAGATGTGCGTCGTCGACGTCGACCACCCCGACATCGAGGACTACGTCGAGTGGAAGGTGAAGGAGGAGCAGAAGGTCGCCGCCCTCGTCACCGGGTCGAAGATCGTCAAGAAGCACCTCACCGCCGTCATGAAGGCGTGCGTCAACTGCGAGGGCTCCGGTGACGACTGCTTCGAGCCGGAGAAGAACCCGGCGCTGAAGCGGGAGATCAAGGCCGCCAAGGCCGCGATGGTGCCGGAGAACTACGTCCGCCGCGTCGTCCAGTTCGCGCGCCAGGGCTATACCAAGATCGAGTTCCCCACCTTCGACACCGACTGGGACTCCGAAGCCTACCTCACCGTCTCGGGCCAGAACTCCAACAACTCCGTGCGCGTGACGGACGACTTCCTGCACGCGGTGAAGGCGGACCGCGACTGGGATCTCACCTGGCGCACCACCGGCGAGGTCGCCAAGACGCTGCCGGCGCGCGAACTGTGGGAGAAGATCGGCTACGCGGCGTGGGCCTCGGCCGATCCCGGCATCCAGTTCCACACCACGATCAACGACTGGCACACCTGCCCGGCGGGCGGTGAGATCCGGGCGTCGAACCCGTGCTCGGAGTACATGTTCCTCGACGATACGGCCTGCAACCTGGCCTCGATCAACCTGCTGCAGTTCAAGTCCGAGGACGGCACCTTCCACACCGAGCTGTTCGAGCATGCGGTCAAGCTGTGGACCATGGTGCTCGAAATCTCGGTGACGATGGCGCAGTTCCCCTCGCCGCAGATCGCCGAGCGCTCCTTCGAGTACCGCACTCTGGGGCTCGGCTTCGCCAACATCGGCGGCCTCCTGATGGTGTCGGGCATCCCTTACGACTCGGCCAAGGGCCGCGCGCTGTGCGGGGCGATCACCTCGATCATGACCGGCGTCGCCTACGCGACCTCGGCCGAGATGGCGCGCGACCTCGGCGCCTTCCCCAAGTACGCCGAGAACCAGGATGCGATGCTGCGCGTGATCCGCAACCACCGGCGTGCGGCGCGGGGCGAGAACGGCGGCTACGAGAAGGTGGCGACCCGCCCGGTCCCGCTCGACAGGGCCGCCTGCCCCGACGCCTCGCTCGTGGAGCGGGCCGAGGCGGCATGGGACCGTGCGCTCGGCCTCGGCCAGAAGTACGGCTACCGCAACGCCCAGGCGACCGTGATCGCGCCGACCGGCACGATCGGCCTCGTCATGGACTGCGACACCACCGGCATCGAGCCCGACTTCGCGCTGGTGAAGTTCAAGAAGCTGGCCGGCGGCGGCTACTTCAAGATCATCAACCGTGCCGTGCCGGCCGCACTGCGCGTGCTCGGCTACGAGAAGGCGCAGCGTGACGCCATCATCGCCTACGCGGTGGGCCACGGCACGCTCGCCGGTGCGCCGCACATCAACCCCGAGACGCTGGCCGACAAGGGCTTCCCGGCCGAAGCCATCGCCGCGGTCGAGGATGCGCTGAAGTCCGCCTTCGACATCCGCTTCGCCTTCAACAAGTGGACGATCGGCGAGAAGGTGCTGCGCGGGGTGCTGGGCAACGACGCCGACCTCGACAACCCGACCTTCGACGCGCTCGCCGCGCTCGGCTGGACGAAGAAGGAGATCGACGCCGCCAACATCTACGTCGCCGGCGCGATGACCCTCGAGGGGGCGCCGCACCTGAAGGACGAGCACCTCGCGGTGTTCGACTGCGCCAACCCGTGCGGCCGGCTCGGAAAGCGCTACCTCTCGGTGGAGAGCCACATCCGCATGATGGCGGCCGCCCAGCCGTTCATCTCGGGCGCGATCTCCAAGACGATCAACATGCCCAACGACGCCACCGTCGCGGACTGCGAGGCGGCCTACGAGCTCTCCTGGCAGCTCGGCGTGAAGGCGAACGCGCTCTATCGCGACGGCTCCAAGCTGTCGCAGCCGCTGTCGTCGGCCCTCGTCTCGGACGACGAGGACGAGATCGAGGAGATCATCGAGGCGCCGGTCGCGGCCCGCGCCACGAAGGTCGCCGAGAAGCTGGTGGAGCGCGTGATCGAGCGCGAGGTGATCACCCGCAAGCGCGAGTCGATGCCCGACCGGCGCAAGGGCTACACGCAAAAGGCCATCATCGGCGGCCACAAGGTGTACCTGCGCACCGGCGAGTTCGACGACGGCCGCCTCGGCGAGATCTTCATCGACATGCACAAGGAGGGCGCCGCCTTCCGTGCGATGATGAACAACTTCGCCATCGCGATCTCGCTGGGCCTCCAGTACGGCGTGCCGCTGGAGGAGTTCGTCGACGCCTTCACCTTCACCCGGTTCGAGCCGGCGGGCTTCGTCCAGGGCAACGAGGCGATCAAGAACGCGACCTCGATCCTCGACTACATTTTCCGCGAGCTGGCGATCTCCTACCTCGGCCGCAACGACCTGGCGCACGTCACGCCCGAGGACGTCGGCGGGGCGACGACGCTGGGCAACGGCGTCGTCGGCGACAAGCCGCAGCCGCAGCAGATGGTCAGCCGCGGCCTGGTGCGCGGGCAGCAGTTCCGCCTGATCCGCGCCGACGCCCCCGAGGCCAAGGCGGTGGACGTGATCGCCAACGCGCTGACGCGAGCCTCGGCGCCGCGTGGCGGTGGCGGCGCGGCGGCGACGGCGACGGCGCTCCAGATGGAAACGCACGCGGTTCCGGCCGAGGGCGAGCGTTCGCCGATCGACGAGATCCGGGCCGAGGTGGCCGCGCTGCTGGGTGCCGGCGACCATGATCCGGCCCCGGTCGAGGCTCCGCGCCAGACGGCCGGCCCGACCTCGAG
- a CDS encoding DUF3830 family protein — protein MTKVKVEAGPFVFDAVLEEENAPETCAAIKAALPFESQFVHVRWSGEGVWVPLGDLDFGVTYENHTSYPAPGQMILYPGGISETEILLAYGGVHFASKMGQLAGNHFLTLTSGLENLHALGTRCLWEGAQALKITLAEG, from the coding sequence ATGACGAAGGTGAAGGTCGAGGCGGGGCCGTTCGTGTTCGACGCGGTCTTGGAGGAGGAGAACGCCCCCGAGACGTGCGCGGCGATCAAGGCGGCGCTGCCGTTCGAGAGCCAGTTCGTGCATGTGCGCTGGTCGGGCGAGGGCGTGTGGGTGCCGCTCGGCGACCTCGACTTCGGCGTCACCTACGAGAACCATACCAGCTATCCGGCGCCGGGGCAGATGATCCTCTATCCGGGCGGCATCTCCGAGACGGAGATCCTGCTGGCCTACGGCGGGGTCCATTTCGCCTCGAAAATGGGCCAGCTCGCGGGCAATCACTTCCTGACGCTGACCTCGGGCCTCGAGAACCTGCACGCGCTCGGCACCCGCTGCCTGTGGGAGGGTGCACAAGCGCTAAAAATTACGCTGGCCGAGGGTTGA
- a CDS encoding M20 family metallopeptidase yields the protein MSREAAIKRATDHFDSGAFRDVLARRVAMPTESQNPDRADVLAAYLEDEMVAELQALGFSTEILTHELATGPFLVAERIEDPALPTILGYGHGDVIRGLDDMWDEGLSPWRLTERDGMWYGRGVVDNKGQHAINLAAMKAVLETRGKLGFNAKYLIEMGEEVGSPGLREFCRDHAERLSADALVGSDGPRLSAGRPTLFLGSRGGVNFDMWIDAREGGRHSGNWGGLLSNPAIQLAHAISILVGPTGQIRVPEMVPPELPAAVRRVLKDADITEGPEGEEIERWWGEPGLTPSERVFGWSSLEVLAYEAGTPKTPVNAIPPRAWARLQLRFVVDVDPFAVLPAVRRHLDRHGLTNVELALTKEAIFQATRLDPDDPWVTFASASIAETTGKPTAILPNLGGSLPNDAFSEVLGMRTIWVPHSYPGCSQHAPNEHLPPEIAREGLALMAGLYYDLGDANLPR from the coding sequence GTGAGCCGCGAAGCCGCCATCAAGCGTGCGACAGACCATTTCGATTCCGGCGCCTTCCGCGACGTCCTCGCCCGCCGCGTGGCGATGCCGACCGAGAGCCAGAACCCCGACCGCGCCGACGTCCTCGCCGCCTACCTCGAAGACGAGATGGTCGCCGAGTTGCAGGCACTGGGCTTTTCGACCGAGATCCTGACCCACGAGCTGGCGACCGGCCCCTTCCTGGTGGCCGAGCGGATCGAGGATCCGGCGCTGCCGACGATCCTGGGCTACGGCCACGGCGACGTGATCCGCGGGCTCGACGACATGTGGGACGAGGGCCTGTCGCCCTGGCGCCTCACCGAGCGGGACGGGATGTGGTACGGCCGCGGCGTGGTCGACAACAAGGGCCAGCACGCGATCAACCTCGCCGCCATGAAGGCGGTCCTGGAGACGCGCGGCAAGCTCGGCTTCAACGCCAAGTACCTGATCGAGATGGGCGAAGAGGTCGGCTCGCCGGGCCTGCGCGAATTCTGCCGCGACCACGCGGAGCGCCTTTCCGCCGATGCGCTGGTGGGCTCGGACGGGCCGCGCCTGTCGGCCGGGCGGCCGACGCTCTTCCTCGGCTCGCGCGGCGGCGTCAACTTCGACATGTGGATCGACGCGCGCGAGGGCGGGCGCCACTCGGGCAACTGGGGCGGGCTGTTGTCGAACCCGGCGATCCAGCTCGCGCACGCGATTTCCATTCTTGTCGGCCCGACCGGGCAGATCCGCGTGCCGGAGATGGTCCCGCCGGAGCTTCCCGCCGCCGTCCGCCGCGTGCTGAAGGACGCCGACATCACCGAGGGACCCGAGGGCGAGGAGATCGAGCGCTGGTGGGGCGAGCCGGGCCTCACGCCGAGCGAGCGCGTCTTCGGCTGGTCCTCGCTGGAGGTGCTGGCTTACGAGGCCGGCACGCCCAAGACGCCGGTCAATGCCATCCCGCCGCGGGCCTGGGCGCGGTTGCAGCTGCGCTTCGTGGTCGACGTCGATCCGTTCGCGGTGCTCCCGGCCGTGCGCCGCCACCTCGACCGTCACGGCCTGACGAACGTCGAGCTGGCGCTCACCAAGGAGGCGATCTTCCAGGCGACCCGGCTCGACCCGGACGATCCGTGGGTGACGTTCGCGTCCGCCTCGATCGCCGAGACCACCGGCAAGCCGACGGCGATCCTGCCCAATCTCGGCGGCTCGCTCCCCAACGACGCGTTTTCGGAAGTGCTGGGAATGCGCACCATCTGGGTGCCGCATTCCTACCCCGGCTGCTCGCAGCACGCCCCGAACGAGCACCTGCCGCCCGAGATCGCCCGCGAAGGCCTCGCCCTGATGGCCGGCCTCTACTACGACCTCGGCGACGCGAATCTCCCGCGCTGA
- a CDS encoding LysR family transcriptional regulator → MNLKGLEALRAFMEGGSLQEAAKRLRRTQPQVSRLLSALEDEVGFPLFNREKRRLIPTDDARTFYMRVQHALYSLDEARDEARRLREHQHQHVTILTAPHVVGALLVEPLSVMSEEVPTFTATIDSRSRLDIELWLGKEAFDLGITVMPIENPAVLVEPLVDVQAVAVMREDHPLATRAVVRIEDLVDLPLIANSPRTVMRQTLEAAFRRIGAEPDIRFETPNGQIACEMAARGPGLAVADGFVARSSLQPGMVIRPFEPTIRLGYVMMFPKFQTRTPLLTRLAGLIRQNAERQAGALFRPAPGAR, encoded by the coding sequence GTGAATCTGAAGGGCCTGGAAGCCTTGCGCGCCTTCATGGAGGGTGGGTCGCTGCAGGAGGCGGCCAAGCGGTTGCGGCGCACCCAGCCCCAGGTGAGCCGGCTTTTGTCGGCACTGGAGGACGAGGTCGGCTTCCCCCTCTTCAACCGCGAAAAGCGCCGGCTGATCCCGACCGACGACGCGCGCACCTTCTACATGCGCGTCCAGCACGCGCTCTACAGCCTGGACGAGGCGCGCGACGAGGCGCGGCGGCTGCGCGAGCACCAGCACCAGCACGTGACGATCCTCACCGCGCCGCACGTCGTCGGCGCGCTCCTGGTCGAGCCGCTCTCCGTCATGAGCGAGGAAGTGCCGACCTTCACCGCGACGATCGACAGTCGCTCCCGGCTCGACATCGAGCTGTGGCTCGGCAAGGAGGCCTTCGACCTCGGCATCACCGTGATGCCGATCGAGAACCCGGCGGTGCTGGTCGAACCGCTGGTCGACGTGCAGGCGGTCGCGGTGATGCGCGAGGACCACCCGCTCGCGACCCGCGCCGTGGTGCGGATCGAGGATCTCGTCGACCTTCCGCTGATCGCCAACAGCCCGCGCACGGTGATGCGCCAGACGCTCGAAGCGGCGTTCCGGCGTATCGGCGCCGAGCCGGACATCCGCTTCGAGACGCCGAACGGGCAGATCGCCTGCGAGATGGCCGCGCGCGGTCCCGGCCTCGCGGTGGCGGACGGGTTCGTCGCCCGCTCCAGCCTCCAGCCGGGCATGGTGATCCGCCCGTTCGAGCCGACGATCCGGCTCGGCTACGTCATGATGTTTCCCAAGTTCCAGACGCGCACGCCCCTCCTGACCCGCCTCGCCGGGTTGATCCGCCAGAACGCCGAGCGTCAGGCCGGCGCCCTCTTCCGCCCCGCACCGGGCGCGCGGTAG
- a CDS encoding CocE/NonD family hydrolase → MSDTDTTTHAWSVSPSQYLERRQKTHAVAAPTSRYLIMRDGCRIAIDVYLPEGALPEGGVPAILILTPYYRRFARTPGSAAEPTPNAARYRDAFVPYGYALVVVDVRGTGASFGTRDSFRSPTERDDFTEIADAIAAEPWCNGRLGSTGISYLGAASCFLATTGHPAVKAIAPLFAVWNTWVDHQYPGGVRMNTLPASYDRLMIGLDHDRRDILAETAYFGHPDYRGPQPVDEDDGTLLAEAIAEHRNNFHMPDFIGEFPYADSTLAYDDTFGAFSFSPYHYSDAIRPDCAIYNISGWMDGAGFANGAIARHLTLPNPQHLLLGPWDHGARTNVSPWRAETAAQFPLYGEILRFFDTYLMERDTGLKDEAPVHYFALHEEAWHAAPSWPPAPAAETLHLAAEGALGAANGTGTDVWRADFNRGTGLNTRHERLAAIATTTYYDDWGARMEGLSAYTSAPLAAPLAVAGHPVIEVTLSADQGDAVLFAYLCEVEADGTVRYVTEGHLRALHRTLAEPDPRQVWSWPFRDYCAASARPLTPGAPEVMRFALLPTAWEFAAGSRIRLAFAGADADHYVQLPHGRPPMISIHYGADTGSRLELPVQAPTAGDVNRKEAR, encoded by the coding sequence ATGTCCGATACCGATACGACCACGCACGCCTGGTCCGTCTCCCCGAGCCAATACCTCGAGCGGCGCCAGAAGACCCATGCCGTCGCGGCGCCCACGTCGCGGTACCTGATCATGCGCGACGGGTGCCGGATCGCCATCGACGTCTACCTGCCGGAGGGGGCGCTGCCGGAGGGGGGCGTGCCGGCGATCCTGATCCTGACGCCCTACTACCGCCGCTTCGCCCGCACACCCGGCTCCGCCGCCGAGCCGACGCCCAACGCCGCGCGCTACCGCGACGCGTTCGTGCCCTACGGCTACGCGCTGGTGGTGGTGGACGTGCGCGGCACCGGGGCGAGCTTCGGCACCCGCGACAGCTTCCGCTCGCCGACCGAGCGGGACGACTTCACCGAGATCGCCGACGCCATCGCCGCCGAGCCGTGGTGCAACGGCCGCCTCGGCTCGACGGGTATTTCCTATCTCGGCGCGGCATCGTGCTTCCTGGCCACGACCGGGCACCCGGCGGTGAAGGCGATCGCGCCGCTCTTCGCGGTGTGGAACACCTGGGTGGACCACCAGTATCCGGGCGGCGTGCGCATGAACACGCTCCCCGCCAGCTACGACCGGTTGATGATCGGCCTCGATCACGACCGGCGCGACATCCTCGCCGAGACGGCCTACTTCGGCCATCCCGACTATCGCGGCCCGCAGCCGGTGGACGAGGACGACGGCACGCTGCTCGCCGAGGCGATCGCCGAGCATCGCAACAACTTCCACATGCCGGACTTCATCGGCGAGTTCCCGTACGCGGACTCGACGCTCGCCTACGACGACACGTTCGGCGCCTTCTCCTTCAGCCCCTACCACTATTCGGACGCCATCCGGCCGGACTGCGCGATCTACAACATCTCCGGCTGGATGGACGGGGCGGGGTTCGCCAACGGCGCCATCGCGCGCCACCTGACGCTCCCCAACCCGCAGCATCTGCTGCTCGGGCCGTGGGACCACGGGGCGCGGACCAACGTCTCCCCCTGGCGGGCCGAGACCGCCGCGCAGTTCCCGCTCTATGGCGAGATCCTGCGGTTCTTCGACACCTACCTGATGGAGCGGGATACCGGGCTGAAGGACGAGGCCCCGGTGCACTACTTCGCCCTTCACGAAGAGGCCTGGCACGCCGCCCCGTCCTGGCCGCCCGCGCCGGCGGCCGAGACGCTGCATCTCGCCGCCGAAGGTGCGCTGGGCGCCGCCAACGGCACCGGGACGGACGTCTGGCGGGCCGACTTCAACCGCGGCACCGGGCTCAACACGCGCCACGAGCGGCTCGCCGCCATCGCCACCACCACCTACTACGACGACTGGGGCGCGCGGATGGAGGGGCTCAGCGCCTACACCTCCGCGCCGCTCGCCGCGCCGCTCGCCGTCGCCGGTCACCCGGTGATCGAGGTGACCTTGAGCGCGGACCAGGGCGACGCGGTGCTCTTCGCGTACCTGTGCGAGGTCGAGGCGGACGGCACCGTGCGCTACGTCACAGAAGGCCACCTGCGCGCGCTGCACCGGACGCTCGCCGAGCCGGACCCGCGGCAGGTCTGGTCCTGGCCCTTCCGCGACTATTGCGCCGCCAGCGCCCGCCCGCTGACGCCCGGCGCGCCCGAGGTGATGCGCTTCGCGCTGCTGCCGACGGCCTGGGAGTTCGCCGCGGGCAGCCGCATCCGCCTCGCCTTCGCGGGCGCGGACGCCGACCACTACGTCCAGCTGCCGCATGGACGGCCGCCGATGATTTCCATCCACTACGGTGCCGACACCGGCTCTCGCCTCGAATTGCCGGTGCAGGCTCCGACCGCTGGCGACGTCAACCGCAAGGAAGCACGATGA
- a CDS encoding ABC transporter substrate-binding protein — MNLKTLFSAASLAVLAATPALAGKADDTFTWTTSTEMDTPDIYYGNQREALITTYAQCDSLIHRDPITNEYEPLLATSWEWTDDTTLELKLREGVKFHDGTDFDAEDVAYTLNHVAAPDSDMKLRVIVDWIDNVEAVDPLTVRIHAKGPTPAAFEYLTGTAPIFPSGHYDSAPEVPGADGTRRDWGAVVPVCTGPYKLTDYQPGQSLTLEINEDYFDGSPKGKPTIGKIVYRTIKDPETQMAELVTGGVDWIWGVPPENADMLGSMDNITVESAATMRMSFLALDAAGRTGADNPFTDKRVRQAVGYAIDREAIAKNLVGPGAKVQESMCVPVQAGCATDVTQYEYNPDKARELLAEAGYEGGFSTPFYAYRDRPYTEAVLNYLRDVGIETDLNFLQWRALRPLIVDDKTPIAHLTFGSNGMLDTSASTGHYFQGSSDDYARDPDVMEWLAAAETETDTAERNALYAKALGKIADEAYYIPLYVYGRTYAFNSEFEYPITDDEMAHFYLGNWK; from the coding sequence ATGAACCTCAAGACCCTCTTTTCGGCCGCGAGCCTTGCCGTGCTCGCGGCGACGCCGGCCCTCGCCGGCAAGGCCGACGACACCTTCACGTGGACGACGTCCACCGAGATGGACACGCCGGACATCTACTACGGCAACCAGCGCGAGGCGCTGATCACCACCTACGCGCAGTGCGACAGCCTCATCCACCGCGATCCGATCACCAACGAGTACGAGCCGCTGCTCGCCACCTCGTGGGAGTGGACCGACGACACGACGCTGGAGCTGAAGCTGCGCGAGGGCGTCAAGTTCCACGACGGCACCGACTTCGACGCCGAGGACGTGGCCTACACGCTGAACCACGTCGCCGCGCCCGATTCGGACATGAAGCTGCGCGTCATCGTCGACTGGATCGACAACGTCGAGGCGGTGGACCCGCTGACGGTGCGCATCCACGCCAAGGGACCGACGCCGGCCGCGTTCGAGTACCTCACCGGCACCGCGCCGATCTTCCCCTCGGGCCACTACGACAGCGCGCCGGAAGTGCCGGGCGCCGACGGGACGCGCCGCGACTGGGGCGCCGTCGTCCCGGTCTGCACCGGCCCCTACAAGCTGACCGACTATCAGCCCGGCCAGTCGCTGACCCTCGAGATCAACGAGGACTACTTCGACGGCAGCCCCAAGGGTAAGCCGACGATCGGCAAGATCGTCTACCGCACGATCAAGGATCCCGAGACGCAGATGGCCGAGCTCGTGACCGGCGGCGTCGACTGGATCTGGGGCGTGCCGCCCGAGAACGCCGACATGCTGGGCTCGATGGACAACATCACGGTCGAGAGCGCGGCGACGATGCGCATGTCGTTCCTGGCGCTCGACGCGGCCGGCCGCACCGGTGCCGACAACCCGTTCACCGACAAGCGCGTGCGGCAGGCCGTCGGATACGCGATCGACCGCGAGGCGATTGCCAAGAACCTCGTCGGCCCCGGCGCGAAGGTGCAGGAATCGATGTGTGTGCCCGTTCAGGCCGGCTGCGCCACCGATGTGACGCAGTACGAGTACAATCCCGACAAAGCGCGCGAGCTGCTGGCCGAGGCGGGCTACGAGGGCGGCTTCTCCACCCCGTTCTACGCCTACCGCGACCGTCCCTACACCGAGGCGGTGCTGAACTACCTGCGTGACGTCGGAATCGAGACCGACCTCAATTTCCTGCAGTGGCGCGCGCTGCGTCCGCTGATCGTCGACGACAAGACGCCGATCGCGCACCTGACGTTCGGCTCCAACGGCATGCTCGACACGTCGGCCTCCACCGGCCACTACTTCCAGGGCTCGTCCGACGACTATGCCCGCGATCCGGACGTGATGGAGTGGCTCGCCGCCGCCGAGACCGAGACCGACACCGCCGAGCGCAACGCGCTCTACGCCAAGGCGCTCGGCAAGATCGCCGACGAGGCCTACTACATCCCGCTCTACGTCTACGGTCGGACCTACGCGTTCAACTCCGAGTTCGAGTATCCCATCACGGACGACGAGATGGCACACTTCTATCTCGGCAACTGGAAGTAA
- a CDS encoding ABC transporter permease: protein MAFFILKRLIVTALVIGVTSVVAFLLVHLSGDPAAAMAGEGASPADVAAVAEAYGFNRPIVVQYADWVGGILSGDFGRSYYLRMDVADVLAEYMPVTARLGILALAFAMCLSIPLGVAAALKPNTLIDRFALWLAVAGQALPSFLFALGLIYLFGVYLRVLPISGGSTWAHYIMPAIALGYYATPAIMRLTRSGMMDVMQSDHVRTARAYGLSPWRVVVRHGLRHAIIPVVSLGAVQLGFMLGGSIVIESIFSLKGIGYLAWESIQRADIEVIQAILLVIAASYALLTLLGDLLNAALDPRIRIS from the coding sequence ATGGCCTTTTTCATTTTGAAGCGCCTCATCGTGACCGCGCTGGTGATCGGCGTGACGTCGGTCGTGGCGTTCCTGCTCGTGCATCTGTCCGGCGATCCGGCCGCGGCGATGGCCGGGGAGGGGGCGAGCCCGGCCGACGTCGCCGCCGTCGCCGAGGCCTACGGCTTCAACCGTCCGATCGTCGTGCAGTATGCCGACTGGGTCGGCGGCATCCTCTCGGGCGACTTCGGCCGCTCCTACTACCTGCGCATGGACGTGGCGGACGTGTTGGCCGAGTACATGCCCGTGACCGCACGCCTCGGCATCCTGGCGCTCGCCTTCGCGATGTGCCTGTCGATCCCGCTGGGCGTCGCCGCGGCGCTGAAGCCCAACACGCTGATCGACCGGTTCGCGCTGTGGCTCGCCGTCGCCGGGCAGGCGCTGCCGTCCTTCCTCTTCGCGCTCGGGCTCATCTACCTCTTCGGCGTCTACCTGCGCGTGCTTCCGATCTCCGGCGGGTCGACCTGGGCGCACTACATCATGCCGGCGATCGCGCTCGGCTACTACGCGACGCCCGCCATCATGCGCCTGACGCGCTCGGGCATGATGGACGTCATGCAGTCCGACCACGTGCGCACCGCGCGGGCCTACGGGCTGTCGCCGTGGCGCGTGGTGGTGCGGCACGGGCTGCGCCACGCGATCATTCCGGTGGTCTCGCTCGGCGCGGTGCAGCTCGGCTTCATGCTGGGCGGGTCGATCGTCATCGAGTCGATCTTTTCGCTGAAGGGCATCGGTTATCTCGCCTGGGAGTCCATCCAGCGGGCCGATATCGAGGTGATCCAGGCGATCCTCCTGGTGATCGCCGCGTCCTACGCGCTGCTGACCCTCCTCGGCGACCTCCTCAACGCCGCGCTCGACCCGCGCATCCGGATCTCGTGA